Below is a genomic region from Dehalococcoides mccartyi.
TGCCTTGCTTGCCGGAATAGGAGAAGCCCATAAAGGAGAAATCTCTGATTTTAAAATTACCGATATATGCGCTGATAATACATACGCTGATACCGAAGCTCAGTCATGGTTCACCGCAAAGAAACGGCCTTTGCTTTCCCCGTTTGGGGTGGGCACTATCGACCAAAGCCTGCTGAGCGTACTCCAGACCAGACACTGGTTCGTCAGGCTTTTCGGGCTTGCAGGTAAGGTAGTTATATTTGATGAAATACACGCCTATGATGCATACATGAGTACCATGCTTGAAAGGCTTTTACACTGGCTGGCAGAGGTTGATTGTACAGTGATTCTTTTATCAGCAACACTACCAAAAACGAAAAGAACAGCTCTTATTCATGCCTATTCCGGTCAGAACAGCTTGGAGAAACAGTGCTATCCACGCATTACACTGGCCAAACCTAGACATCATATTACACAAGAAACTGAAACACCCATAATTTGTAAGGAAATACCTGCCGAAGATAGCCACTGCATATTTCTGGATTTTTCTAAGAATGAACCGGAAATTTTAGCTGAAGAATTAAGACGCAAACTGGAACACGGTGGATGTGCGGCTGTGATTTGCAATACAGTCAACAGCTCAATCAAATTATTCCGATATCTGAAGACTAACTTGAATGAAACTGAGTGCCTGTTATTTCATGCCCGCACATTACAAGCATGGCGGCGCAAACGTGAAGATGAGGTCTTGCGTAAATTTGGCAAAGGAAAGAAACAGTCTGATGGAACTTATATAAATCCTGACCGTCCTTTTCGTGCCATACTGGTTGCAACTCAAGTAATAGAACAAAGCCTGGATTTGGACTTTGATTTAATGTTTTCTGAAATTGGGCCTGTCGACTTACTCCTCCAGAGAGCAGGGAGGCTTCATCGCCATTTACGCACCCGTCCGGCAGATTTAGAGAAACCACAATTAACAATTCTTTGCGGGGGAAACCTGTTAGGTCCACCTCCTGATACATTTGGCGATGATATTGAGCACATATATAGCCGCTATATACTTCTCCGAACATGGCTAGTGCTAAGAGGGAAAAACAAGATTGAGATTCCCGCCGAAACGGAAAATTTAATAGAGAAAGTATATGGCACAGATAACGAACTGTGCCAGCCGGACTGGCTTAAAGCCCTAGAAGAAGCAAAAAGAGACTTAACATATACACAACAAGAATCTCAAAAAGCTGCCTCCAGATTACTAATTAATCCACCAAATAATTCAGAGGATGTTATCAGGCAGTTCAATTACCAGTTATTTGATGATGATGATCCTGAAGTGCATAAAACTCTTAGGGCGGCAACACGAGAGGGTGATCAGCCCATTATGCTGGTGATAGTAAAGGCTAACTCTGTCATTATTTCCGAACCTACTCTTGACGAAGTCAGAGACCTGCTGGACCACTCTGTCATGCTAAGTCTTAAAGGGCTTTATCAGGAATTAATATGTAATTACCAAACGCCAAAGGAATGGAGAGATAATACCCACCTTAATCATGCCCGTTTAATACGTCTTGATGAAAACAGCCGAGCAAAGATAGGGGATTATATCTTAACAGTAGATGAAACCCTCGGTATTATGATTGAAAAGGAGAGTAAGGATAATGGCTGAATTTAATTTGGTTGAAGGTCCTTGGATTCCCTGCATAAGTCCTGATGGAAATATCAGCGAATATAGTATCCGAGATGTATTGCTTCAGTCACATAATTTAAGCGAAATATGCGACGATTCACCGCTCGTCACTGTGGCTATCCACCGATTGCTATTAGCTATTTTGTACCGAGCATTGGAGGGACCCAATAATATACAAGAGTGGAGAGACCTATACCAAAAACACAGCTTTGCGCAATCAAGAATAAATGAGTATCTGTACAAATGGGAGCAAAAATTTAATCTTCTCGATCAAAGTTATCCTTTTTACCAGATGAGTCAGCTTGTAACTGCTAAACCAATTTCAACTAATCGCCTGGCAACAGAAATTGCCAGCGGTAACAATGCTACCCTCTTTGACCATGGTGGGGATGATATCATAGTAGAGTGGACAGCCCCTCAAGCTGCCAGATATCTGGTTACCTGCCAATCTTTTGCGCTGGGTTTTGGCAAAAGCGGGAATGCGAAGATAAACGGAATAAATGAGACCCTGCCTTATTCATCAGATGCAATTGCATTGAGGGGTATGAATATCTGGATCCAAGGAGAAAACCTATTCAAAACTTTAATGATAAATTTATCACCTATTAAGGATATATCGCTTCCTCCTTGGGAACTAGAAAACCCGAATAAATATCGGGACAAACAAGAAAATAATAATAGAATAGTTTTCGGTTCTTTTGGGTTGGTCGACCAACTAACTTGGCAGAGCCGGCTCATGAGGCTAATTCCAGACAACCAAACCATTTCAAAGATGTATTTTACACAGGGTCGTTCCGCAGATAAATGTGCTATAGATCCAATGAAAGTTTATCGCTTATCTAAAGATGAAGGAGTCTCAGCATTAGCTTTCAGCAGTAACAAATCTGCCTGGCGAGATTTTCATTCAATCCTGATGATTCCAGAATCCGGAAGTAAAGAACACAGGCCAGAGTGTTTCAATATGGCAGAAGAAGCGATAAGCAACGATGATGTAAACGATTCTAAAATTTTTATTACTCACGTTGCAGGCCTCGCTACGGCACCAAATAAGGCTGGGAAATTCATATTTTGGCGCCACGAACGGATGCCTGTTCCTGCAGCATTGCTGAACAATACTGATTTACTAGAGCGGCTAGGAAAATGCCTTGCATATGCCGAGAGAGCGGCTGGAGTACTGAAATACCGCATACAAAGGGTTATTAAGCTATATTTATCACCTGATTGTGAGTTACCTGGTGGACACCAGCCTGACCCGTCTGATATAGCCAAACTGATTGAATCTTTAGACCCCCGCCCTGCCTACTGGTCTCGCATGGAGGACCACTTTATGACACTGATTGAAAACCTGCCCAACGACTGGGATACTGACACAGGAGATTCGAAACCTGATGAAAAGCAAATGGCAAGATTAACCTGGAGACAAAATATCAAACATCAGGCAAAGAATGCTTTTTTAGAAAGCATTGCAGCACTTGGTACTACCACACGTGCTATACAGGCTATCGCTCATGTCCCCGTTGATTTTTCTGATCTGGACCTGGACCGGCAGCCAATAGAAAAAATAAAAAGAAAGGAAAAGGAGAACTATAATAATGGGCCTTGATGAGAGACAAAAATTATTTATAGGTTACCTGTGTTCACTTGCTAAAAAGGGGCAGGAAGATCGCGGTGCTCTTGCTGACCTCCGTAGCGGCCTTGGTAAAAGACCAGATGAGATGGCTCGTATTCACAGGCATGTGGTGCCTTATCTACCAGATAAAAATTACAATGACCGATGGTATTACTTGATAGCAACACTTTTCGGTTATTATCCAGAACATCGTGGCAATTATTCACTGGGTAAAGCGTTCAAGCCTCTTCGTACAAAAAGCACAAGCATGGAGACCAGATTTATTGCACTGCTCAATGCCCATTACGAAGATCTGGATAAACATTTGCGCTACACTGTAAGCCTGCTAAAGGCGAATGAACAACCGCTGGACTGGTTTCAGTTATTTCAAGACCTTCTCCAGTGGGACAGCCCCGAAGGCCACGTCCAACTTAGATGGGCAAGAGATTTCTTCAGCGTTAATTCCAGTGATGAAAATACCAAAAAACAAACTATAGGAGAAGAAAACAATGAGTGATTCCGGTATAAAGTATGAAATCCACCTTATCCAAAATTTTGCTCCGGCAAATCTCAACCGTGATGACACCGGCCAACCAAAGAGTGCCACATTCGGAGGGTTTCGACGTGCCAGAATTTCAAGCCAGTGCAGCAAACGTAGTATCAGGCTACAAGGGCTTATGGCGAAACTTCTCGAGGATAAAGGAGCTATTCGCACTCGCCAGCTAATTATGGAAATAGCAAAGGGTATTAGCGGCGAAGAACCTGATGCAAAAACTATTGAGACAGTGGCGGGTGTATTTGAAGCAGGCGGGCTCGAACGACCGGCGAAGAGAAGCGGTAAGACAAAAAGTTCAGAGACCGAAACCGCAGGGGAAGACAATGAAACAAATAGTAATGAAGACTCTGAATCTAAAAACACAACCAAAATATTACTCTTTATAGATAAACAGGCTATAGCCAAACTTATTGATGTATTCAAAGATAACTGGGATGAT
It encodes:
- a CDS encoding CRISPR-associated helicase/endonuclease Cas3, with the protein product MVNGPNLKLWAKTGRDGDLHYHPLLYHMLDVAAVATYLWELLSEDQRRRIGHIIGSEARTITLFLAGGHDIGKACPGFQQQAPQLSKLIELPMSLNSCHRPHAFVSACILNRFFTNLLGQIAGGHHGIFPQPLDLRMGCDTLGNIEWETARDGLLQELATALKIDINDDTECKPQIIDPFIVPMLAGLISIADWIGSNQDFFPCLTEPGQQFDIIADKYFESAKDRAGKALRELGWMPEVTFAKEAPFTSVFSNFIPNDLQKSTEHMAIEQDSPYLMIIEAPTGQGKTEAALYAADLALCRGFARGIYIAMPTQATSNAMFKRVLFDYLKKRGHKGKLNLQLVHGNALLAGIGEAHKGEISDFKITDICADNTYADTEAQSWFTAKKRPLLSPFGVGTIDQSLLSVLQTRHWFVRLFGLAGKVVIFDEIHAYDAYMSTMLERLLHWLAEVDCTVILLSATLPKTKRTALIHAYSGQNSLEKQCYPRITLAKPRHHITQETETPIICKEIPAEDSHCIFLDFSKNEPEILAEELRRKLEHGGCAAVICNTVNSSIKLFRYLKTNLNETECLLFHARTLQAWRRKREDEVLRKFGKGKKQSDGTYINPDRPFRAILVATQVIEQSLDLDFDLMFSEIGPVDLLLQRAGRLHRHLRTRPADLEKPQLTILCGGNLLGPPPDTFGDDIEHIYSRYILLRTWLVLRGKNKIEIPAETENLIEKVYGTDNELCQPDWLKALEEAKRDLTYTQQESQKAASRLLINPPNNSEDVIRQFNYQLFDDDDPEVHKTLRAATREGDQPIMLVIVKANSVIISEPTLDEVRDLLDHSVMLSLKGLYQELICNYQTPKEWRDNTHLNHARLIRLDENSRAKIGDYILTVDETLGIMIEKESKDNG
- the casB gene encoding type I-E CRISPR-associated protein Cse2/CasB; translated protein: MGLDERQKLFIGYLCSLAKKGQEDRGALADLRSGLGKRPDEMARIHRHVVPYLPDKNYNDRWYYLIATLFGYYPEHRGNYSLGKAFKPLRTKSTSMETRFIALLNAHYEDLDKHLRYTVSLLKANEQPLDWFQLFQDLLQWDSPEGHVQLRWARDFFSVNSSDENTKKQTIGEENNE
- the casA gene encoding type I-E CRISPR-associated protein Cse1/CasA; translated protein: MAEFNLVEGPWIPCISPDGNISEYSIRDVLLQSHNLSEICDDSPLVTVAIHRLLLAILYRALEGPNNIQEWRDLYQKHSFAQSRINEYLYKWEQKFNLLDQSYPFYQMSQLVTAKPISTNRLATEIASGNNATLFDHGGDDIIVEWTAPQAARYLVTCQSFALGFGKSGNAKINGINETLPYSSDAIALRGMNIWIQGENLFKTLMINLSPIKDISLPPWELENPNKYRDKQENNNRIVFGSFGLVDQLTWQSRLMRLIPDNQTISKMYFTQGRSADKCAIDPMKVYRLSKDEGVSALAFSSNKSAWRDFHSILMIPESGSKEHRPECFNMAEEAISNDDVNDSKIFITHVAGLATAPNKAGKFIFWRHERMPVPAALLNNTDLLERLGKCLAYAERAAGVLKYRIQRVIKLYLSPDCELPGGHQPDPSDIAKLIESLDPRPAYWSRMEDHFMTLIENLPNDWDTDTGDSKPDEKQMARLTWRQNIKHQAKNAFLESIAALGTTTRAIQAIAHVPVDFSDLDLDRQPIEKIKRKEKENYNNGP